The Ignicoccus hospitalis KIN4/I genome includes the window TGTGTTTGTAAATACCAAAACTGTCCCGTCAATTTTCTTTATTATTTCTTTAACCTTAGAAACCATATTTTCAAACGAATCCTCTACGTATACCTTTATTTCGGGCTTCTTGACGGTCTCGTCCGCCACATCTATCACGAACCTCCCTCCGCCCAGGAACTTCTTGGCCAAGTTCACGTTCGATATTGTAGCGCTCACGCCTATCCTTTGTACCCGCGCCCTCTCGGAAAGCCTCTCGAGCGCGACCGTTAGCTCGGCCCCCCTCTTCTCCTCTATGAGTTCGTGTAGCTCGTCAACGATTACATACTCTACGTTATTTAGATGCTTGAGCATTTCCTTGTTAGCCAGAATTATGTTTAAGCTCTCTGGAGTAGTGACGAGGACCTCCGGAGGATGTTCTATTATCTTCTTCCTCCTACTATAAGGCGTGTCGCCGTGCCAGACGTCTACGTTCAGCCCGGCTTCTCTGAGCAGTTCCAAGGCCCTTATGCCTATATCTCTGTTCAAGGCCCTCAACGGCGTGATGTAGAGTGCTTTGAGACCCCCGAACGAACCCTTCTGAATTATGCGCGCGGCCACGGGCAAGAGGGCAGCTTCAGTCTTGCCGCTCCCAGTGGGGGCCGTTATCAAGGTGTGGTAACCTTGAAGGATTATGGGTATGGCCTTCTCTTGGATGGGAGTTGGAGAGCGGATCCCCTTCTTCCTTAAAGCTTCTCTGAGCTCCTTCGGTAGGAGGGAGAACGCATTCATTTCCTTTCGAGGGCTTAGGGATGGAATAAAAAGTTAAAGTTACTCTACCTTTATCTCCTTGCGCGCCTCCCAGAGACCGTGGAGGTTACAGTAGGAAATAGCGTAGAGTACCCCAGACTTCTTCAGTTTCAAGGTGAAGGTCACGTCAGGCTCCGCGTAGCCCGGCTCGAAGGCCACCCTTCCCAGCATTACCGGGTTGAACGGCCTGCCCTCCTCGTAGAAGTACAGCTCTATCCAGCGTATGCTGTGGGCCGCCTCGTTGGGGTGTGGCCCTACGGACACCCTCACTTGGAAGGGTTGGTCGGCCTTGACCTTCTCTGGGGCCTCTATCTTGGGCGTATGGGTCTCAGCCTTGGATATGGCCTCTCCCTCGGCCCTGTCGGGGGTGTATATGAGTTCGCCGAAGCTCTTCATGTTCTCGTCCGTGTCCTCCCTCTATTGGAGGAAAATTAAGTTGGGGCCTTTGAGGTCGTTACGTGCCTATTCTTATACGCTGTTTCTTGACGAGTTCCTTGAGGGTCTCTATAAGGGATAGTGCGGCCAACAAGCTGGTTTTGGGATTGTCCGGGCTGGGTACGTTTGTTACTTTGACGTAAAGCTCCCCAGCCTTTGACTTTACCCTTATCTCGTGGACGTTCTTATCTACTGAGGGGTCGGCGACCACCTTCACGGTGGCTTCCTTCCCCGCGGCGAGTGAGACTGTTGCGACTACGTTCACGTTGGTGGGGAACCTCTTTACAGCCTCGCTGGCCGGCCCCTCGAATAGGACCGTCTTCTCCTCGACGTTTACGCCCAACGCTTTAGGGTTTTTAGTAGTTATAACTTGAACCTCCTCTATCCCGGCGTTCTTTAACGCCTTTATCGCGTCTATTCCGGCAACCGCCCCGCTGGGAACGACTATTGAAGTACCATAGTTCTCCGCTATCCTCAACAGTCGGCCGTAAAGCTCCTTATCCATTAGGGCGCCTACGCTCAAGACGACCATGTCGGCCTTCCTCAGTACTTGAGGGGCGTACTGCCTAACCGCCTCCGGGGAGGCAGCCTCCACGACCAAGTCGCAACCCTCCAAGAATTCGTCGAAGCTGGTGGAAACTTCACAGTCGTCCTTACACACCTCGAAGCACCTCTCCGGGTGTCTATCGAAGAACTTGAGACTAACGCCCAGAACCCCGCGGTTCTTCGCCACGAGTCTTCCCACGTTCCCGCAACCTATCACGCACAGCCTCATCTGATCTCCGCACCCAAGTCGACGAGAGGGGGCGAGAGCGTCAAATACCCCATACTCACCACGTCCACACACTCGTTGACGTACTGAAGGACGTTTTCCCTGTTTATTCCCCCGCTTACCTCCACTATAATTGAGGGCTTCGCCTCCTTCAATTTACAAGCTATCCTTTTAGCCTCCTCCGGACCCACGTTGTCGAGCATTATCGCGTCGACATACGGCAAGACCTCAAACGCCTCCTCCTCGCTGGACACCTCGACCTCTATCTTGTGGGTGAAGGAGGCGTTCTCCTTGGCGGCCCTCACCGCCCCTAACAAGTCACCGTAGGCGTTGATGTGTGTGTCCTTGATTAGTATCATGTCGCTCAAGCTCAGCCGGTGCGTGTCGGCCCCCGCGGCCCTAGCGAAGAGTTTGGCCCAGAGCCTCATTCCGGGAACAGTCTTCCGGGTTACGGCTACCCTGACGTTCTTGAAGCCGGAGGAGTCCAAGAGCTCCCTTACCCTCCTCACCTCAGTCGATATCGAGAAGACGTGAATGAGGAAGTTCAATAACGTCCGCTCGAACATTAAGAGCTCTTTGGTGAGGCCCCTCACGCTGACTACGACGCCCTGAGTCCAGCCAGCGGGCGCAATGAATTCCGGCTCCAGGCCCAGCGCCCCCAGCGCTCCCTCTATCAAAGAGGGACAGACCACATACACTCGACTGCGGGCTTGTATATCCATAATCTTCTCTGAGTCTTCCTTCGACCAGAAGACTGCGTCAGTCGTGACGTCGCCTAAGGGGGAGTCCTCGTGAACCCACCTCTTGAGGTCCCTCGCCAGCCGTCGCGTGTATTGGATGCACAAAGCGCTCCTCCGCTCACCGCTCGGTAGCGTGAGGTTCAGAAATACGGCGTCTCGCAAGCCACAAGGAATTTATAGGAGTAAGTGGGCCCGTGGGCGAGAGCCGGGGAGGGGTTTGAAAAGGACGGCTCTGACGGGCTTAGCCTTGTTGGCTCTGCTAGCGATCTCCGCTCAGCTCCCCTCCCCCAGCCCTACGTTGATAAATATGACGCCGACCTCCTCGCAGTCCTACGAGGTTCAGAGGCTGTTAGGCTCTGGCAGGGGCGCTAAGTTCGGAGGCTCGGTCGTCCTCATAGAGCTTCCGAACGTCACCTACGACCGGCTGCCCTCGGACTTCGGCGTGAGGATAAACGCTACGTTAAAGAGGGTATATGGTGCCTACTCGACCTTGGACTATTTTACCCTGAAGAAAAAAATCTACAATACCCTAGATCAATCCATGACGAAGTACATAGTCGCTAATTTTAAATACGTTAAATACCTCAAGGACTTGACTGAACAGTTGGACGGAATAGGGATTTACGTCTACGAAGCCACCTCCGACGCTTGGACGGTGTACAAGGAACTGAAGAACGTCAACGTGACCTACGCCCAGTACCGCGAGTTTTGGAATAGCGTAGCGTCCGAGGTTAACGACTTCGAGAGGAGTTTTGTGGCCGAGGAAGAGAGGTGCGTGGCCCAGCTGCCCACGGCCCTCTATTCTGCAGAGAGGCTTTTAAACGAGTCGAAGGCAATAATATCGGCATTCAGTATAATTAGGAAGTACTATACGGAGGCTTATTATGACCTCCTCAAGGGCTTGCGCGAGCTTTGCGAAGGCAAAGGGAACGTCCGGGACTTGGCCGTTAGGTTAGGCGAGGGAGAGGGCCTCAAGGGGGCCGTGAGGAGGCTCCTCTCGCAAGCCTTCCTCTATACTGTAAGCGGCTGGAACGGGCCGTTGTGCAACGGCACGCAACCAAACACAAAATTAGTCAAAACTGTCTTGGGCTATTTCGTCTCCTTGGTCCCAAACAGCTTGTCGAGCTATTACTATTACTTCAACCTCACTGAGGGGGAGATGCGAAACGTCGCCTTGCTTGCTACCGCGTTGTCGCCCAACGCCACTGAAGGAGAAGTCTACAGCGCGGTTTCAGAGGTCTTGAGGGGCACTTTAGCCCTCGACCTCAAGACAGCCTCTTTAGTGCTAAAGGCGGTTGAGGGGGACGAAAGGGCTGTCGGCGAACTGGTCGTAGAGTTCTTGAGCATCGAGGATGAGTGTTTGAAGGAGGCGATAATTCGATCCATTACGACCGACGTCCCCTTTACCGTGTTGGCGACGGCGTGCGAGAAGGAGGGCGTGAGTGAGGTCCTAAGGGCGCGCGGTGCGGAGGGCGTGGAGGCAGAGGACGTAATCGCCGGTCGCGGAATGGGCGAAGATTTGGTGAGGTACGCCTCTATAGCATCTCTCGCAAAGAGGTTAGAAGAGCACTCTATCCCGTCCAACTTCACGGTCTCCCTCCTCTTCGGGAAGGCGAGGCCGGAGGAGGTCCTTAGGTGGTACTTGAAGGCCAAGGGAGTTCTCTACCCTAACTGCATCTACTCCGGCGTGGTTCACTCGAAGAGCTTCGTGGAGGCGGAGAAGAGGTCCGCATTGTGCGTCTTTAAGCGCATAGCCAGTGTGATGGAAAGGTACGGCTTCAGTAAGTCTGCCGTGGATTCCTTGATCTACAGCATAGTGGCTTTGGGGCCCGGCTTAAGCGAAGAACAGATCCGGAAGATAGTGCTTAGGACTATATTGAGCGAGGCGGCGGCGCTGAACGACCCGCGGCTCGAGCTCCTCAAAAGTTTAACTAACATAACGTCTGTGTTGAGGTTGATAGTATGGAGCGACACCCCCGAAGAAGCCTTGAGCAACGTCAGAAGCATTTTAGATAATATAACTCAAAGCTTCATGTTAAAGTACGTTGCCACGGAGCTCCTCGTAGGCAGGGACAAAAAACACTTGATATTTGTACTTAACAAAGACGTCCCCGAGCCTGTTACCTTAGCGGACTTCAAGTCATACGTGATAAGCCCATCGATAATCTCAAACGAAATAAAGACTGCTACGATGACCGACATCGACACGGTGAACAAGGTAGGTGCGCTATTGGTGCTGCTGGCCCTAGTCTTAAGCGTTAGGAGCTTAAGGGTAGCCCTCTTGCCAGTATTTATAATATACATAGTTTTGCAATACTATAAGATCGTAGTCGCGCTAGTGGGACAGCTCGGGGTCAAGCCGTCAAACATCGACATGGTAATTGCAACCGCAACCATACTAGGAATGGGTATAGACTATTCCCTCTACACGGTCGCGAACTACAGGAGGGACTTGATAAAGTCTATGAAGCCAGTCCTCATAGCTGCGACTATGGCCTCGCTGGGCTTCGTGGCGTTCGGAGCCGTCTCCGCCTTTACCCTTCCGGGGCTGTCCACGTTAGGCGTATTCGTTCCCTTAGCAATACTCTTCACCGCCGTAGTAGGGCCGTTGATAACCGTAGTTTTCAAAGACGTGTTGGGGATAGGCCCTGAGAGGGCGAAGCCTTCGGTCCCCATCTTGACCGCCCTATCCATAGATATGCCCAAAACCACGTTCTTAGTCTCTCTAATTCTCATACTATCCTCGATCTACGTCGTAGTCAGCGTGCAGCCCGGATATGACCTTTACTTGTTCTTGCCGCAACACAGCTCGGCGACGAGAGCCCTTGTAGTGTTGCAGAACTACTCGAGCCCCGGAGTCTTGGGCCCAACGGTAGTTATGTTGCACATGAGCGCCGACGACCTAAGCGAGGTAGCTAAGGAGGTCGAGTCCCTTTCGAGATATTTCCTCGAGAGCGGGAAGTTCGACTACGTATTCGCCTACACTCGCCCGTTGGGGCGCTTCGTCTCCGAAGACCCGGAGGTACTCGAGCTCGTAGGGGGCAACCAATACTTGAGGGACGGGTGGTGTATACTCTACTTGCTCCCCAGCTCGCCGCCCGACTCCGGCCAAGCGGTAAACGCCGTGAAGGAGTTGAGGTCCTTCTTGAGCTCGTGGATACGTGGCAAGAACTTCGACCGCGTGTTGGTCGGAGGACAGAGCGCTATGAACTACGACATAGCAGTCACGGTAAACGAGATCACGTTTAACTATGTAATACCTATAATGATAATAGTCACAATAGCGACGTTTGTGACAATCTTGAGGAGGACTGAGATGGTGGTAGCGGCTTCCATAAACTCCGTAGCCGCTTTACTAGTGGCCATGGGCGTTTCTGCGCTGCTGATAACAAAGATCTTAAACGTGACCTTGCTGTGGGTAGTAATACCGTTGGTAGTGACCGTGGTCCTCAGCGTCGGTAGCGACTACTCGGTGTTCTACTTCTTCGGTCTCAAAGAAGCTGTTGAAAGTTGCAAAATCCTTGAGGACGGGGACTGTGCGTCCAAGATGAACGCGCTTAACTATAACTCCTCGAGGATGTACAAGCTAATATTGGGCTTCGCGACCACGTTCAGCGTGGCGTACCTAGCGTTCTTAGTGTCGAACATATGGGCTCTTAAAGAAATAGCCATCGCATTGGGTCTTGTTCCAATAATACTGACATTATCCCTATTCACGTTAGTTCCTGCGTTCTTCTCGTTAATATGGAAGGAATAGGGCTCGAAATGTAGCCAATTGCATCACCTCTCAGCTTCCAGCGCGCCTCTCATCGCCCGAATGCGAGGAGGGATCACTTTAATATTATGACTTTAGAAGTCCGGTCCTCCCGGAGGAGTCTTAACGCCCTCGCGGCTAGCTCCAAGGCCCCTCTTGGGGTCTTATCTATTCCAACGCCCACCTTCACGTCGTAGAACGAGGAGATCAAGCGCGCGAGCTCTCCCGCCGCCGAGGGGTCCGAGAACATCACTATGTTGTCCCCTCCCAAGTACGTACCTATAGAACCGTAGCCTATCCCTATTTTGAGTATGTCGTCCAATAAGTCTACCGACTCCACGAAGCCTAAGTACTTGTCTCTAGTTCTGAAAAAGTTTATATCAATGTGTATAGCAGCTATGTTGCTCGTGACCTTGCACGTCTCGCGAGAGTTCAAAGCGGCCAAGGGAGTTCTCCCGCAACCGACAACGACCGAAATGGGTACTGGGCTTACTTTGGATACCTCTTCGAAGATGGGCGCGGGGTCCTCCACCCCGTTGAGCACGAAGAAGAGCACATCTTTTCTAGTTGGTATGTAGAATGCGCCCACGTCCTTCGCGGCTCTCGTCGCAACCATGTCGATTTCCGCCTGTTTGAGCTGAATCTTCCACTCGCGATCGTCCCCCAAGCTTTCGGTCCATTCCCTGTAGCC containing:
- a CDS encoding class II SORL domain-containing protein, whose product is MKSFGELIYTPDRAEGEAISKAETHTPKIEAPEKVKADQPFQVRVSVGPHPNEAAHSIRWIELYFYEEGRPFNPVMLGRVAFEPGYAEPDVTFTLKLKKSGVLYAISYCNLHGLWEARKEIKVE
- a CDS encoding aspartate dehydrogenase, which produces MRLCVIGCGNVGRLVAKNRGVLGVSLKFFDRHPERCFEVCKDDCEVSTSFDEFLEGCDLVVEAASPEAVRQYAPQVLRKADMVVLSVGALMDKELYGRLLRIAENYGTSIVVPSGAVAGIDAIKALKNAGIEEVQVITTKNPKALGVNVEEKTVLFEGPASEAVKRFPTNVNVVATVSLAAGKEATVKVVADPSVDKNVHEIRVKSKAGELYVKVTNVPSPDNPKTSLLAALSLIETLKELVKKQRIRIGT
- the nadC gene encoding carboxylating nicotinate-nucleotide diphosphorylase encodes the protein MCIQYTRRLARDLKRWVHEDSPLGDVTTDAVFWSKEDSEKIMDIQARSRVYVVCPSLIEGALGALGLEPEFIAPAGWTQGVVVSVRGLTKELLMFERTLLNFLIHVFSISTEVRRVRELLDSSGFKNVRVAVTRKTVPGMRLWAKLFARAAGADTHRLSLSDMILIKDTHINAYGDLLGAVRAAKENASFTHKIEVEVSSEEEAFEVLPYVDAIMLDNVGPEEAKRIACKLKEAKPSIIVEVSGGINRENVLQYVNECVDVVSMGYLTLSPPLVDLGAEIR
- a CDS encoding MMPL family transporter; this translates as MKRTALTGLALLALLAISAQLPSPSPTLINMTPTSSQSYEVQRLLGSGRGAKFGGSVVLIELPNVTYDRLPSDFGVRINATLKRVYGAYSTLDYFTLKKKIYNTLDQSMTKYIVANFKYVKYLKDLTEQLDGIGIYVYEATSDAWTVYKELKNVNVTYAQYREFWNSVASEVNDFERSFVAEEERCVAQLPTALYSAERLLNESKAIISAFSIIRKYYTEAYYDLLKGLRELCEGKGNVRDLAVRLGEGEGLKGAVRRLLSQAFLYTVSGWNGPLCNGTQPNTKLVKTVLGYFVSLVPNSLSSYYYYFNLTEGEMRNVALLATALSPNATEGEVYSAVSEVLRGTLALDLKTASLVLKAVEGDERAVGELVVEFLSIEDECLKEAIIRSITTDVPFTVLATACEKEGVSEVLRARGAEGVEAEDVIAGRGMGEDLVRYASIASLAKRLEEHSIPSNFTVSLLFGKARPEEVLRWYLKAKGVLYPNCIYSGVVHSKSFVEAEKRSALCVFKRIASVMERYGFSKSAVDSLIYSIVALGPGLSEEQIRKIVLRTILSEAAALNDPRLELLKSLTNITSVLRLIVWSDTPEEALSNVRSILDNITQSFMLKYVATELLVGRDKKHLIFVLNKDVPEPVTLADFKSYVISPSIISNEIKTATMTDIDTVNKVGALLVLLALVLSVRSLRVALLPVFIIYIVLQYYKIVVALVGQLGVKPSNIDMVIATATILGMGIDYSLYTVANYRRDLIKSMKPVLIAATMASLGFVAFGAVSAFTLPGLSTLGVFVPLAILFTAVVGPLITVVFKDVLGIGPERAKPSVPILTALSIDMPKTTFLVSLILILSSIYVVVSVQPGYDLYLFLPQHSSATRALVVLQNYSSPGVLGPTVVMLHMSADDLSEVAKEVESLSRYFLESGKFDYVFAYTRPLGRFVSEDPEVLELVGGNQYLRDGWCILYLLPSSPPDSGQAVNAVKELRSFLSSWIRGKNFDRVLVGGQSAMNYDIAVTVNEITFNYVIPIMIIVTIATFVTILRRTEMVVAASINSVAALLVAMGVSALLITKILNVTLLWVVIPLVVTVVLSVGSDYSVFYFFGLKEAVESCKILEDGDCASKMNALNYNSSRMYKLILGFATTFSVAYLAFLVSNIWALKEIAIALGLVPIILTLSLFTLVPAFFSLIWKE
- a CDS encoding GTP cyclohydrolase IIa encodes the protein MHKVASVVLEGYREWTESLGDDREWKIQLKQAEIDMVATRAAKDVGAFYIPTRKDVLFFVLNGVEDPAPIFEEVSKVSPVPISVVVGCGRTPLAALNSRETCKVTSNIAAIHIDINFFRTRDKYLGFVESVDLLDDILKIGIGYGSIGTYLGGDNIVMFSDPSAAGELARLISSFYDVKVGVGIDKTPRGALELAARALRLLREDRTSKVIILK